A stretch of Metabacillus sp. FJAT-52054 DNA encodes these proteins:
- a CDS encoding potassium/proton antiporter has product MDFSIDSIIFVLALLLIIGVLTAKFSNRLGLPALVFFVAVGMGLGSYVYFDNAKITQLFGILALIIIIFEGGIQTRWKDLRNVLVPAGVLATIGVLVTTVAAGFFAKFILDLSWLEGLLFGAIVGSTDAAAVFSVLGSKNIRKKLTSTLEAESGSNDPMALFLTVTLVELIQHPDANFFMLVLTFFWEMGFGLIMGLLIGKGAVWLINKIDFDSSGLYPVLTLGLAIFSYGMTTMLHASGLLAVYVTAVIIGNSPLTYRHTIIRFNEGFAWMMQILMFIMLGLLVFPEQLVSITWQGLLLAFLLMLVARPLGVFISMMFSKYSFKEKMFISWAGLRGAVPIVLATYPLMANLENDTLIFNVVFFVVLLSALLQGATISPLANKLKLEEGETKVKSHTLELVSIGKTNNELIELEIPAETPYAGIELKNIDLPTDTLITGVIRGERLITPRGDTILQGKDTLYILVSKKNRDTIQQLFEEKEPAT; this is encoded by the coding sequence TTGGATTTTTCAATAGACAGCATCATATTCGTTCTAGCCTTATTACTCATTATCGGTGTTCTCACCGCAAAATTTTCGAATCGCCTTGGACTGCCTGCACTTGTTTTTTTCGTTGCTGTCGGAATGGGTCTCGGAAGCTATGTATACTTTGATAACGCAAAGATAACACAACTATTTGGTATTTTAGCATTAATTATCATTATCTTTGAAGGCGGTATTCAGACCCGCTGGAAGGATTTAAGAAATGTTCTGGTTCCTGCCGGAGTACTGGCTACTATAGGGGTGCTTGTGACTACAGTTGCAGCCGGTTTTTTCGCGAAATTCATTCTTGATTTATCATGGCTTGAAGGTCTTCTATTCGGTGCCATTGTTGGATCTACGGACGCTGCGGCAGTGTTCTCTGTGCTGGGCAGTAAAAATATACGAAAAAAACTTACTTCAACTTTAGAAGCAGAATCAGGCTCCAATGATCCTATGGCCCTGTTCCTGACGGTTACACTTGTTGAACTCATTCAGCACCCGGATGCAAATTTTTTCATGCTCGTTCTGACATTTTTCTGGGAAATGGGTTTCGGATTAATTATGGGACTTTTAATTGGAAAAGGCGCTGTCTGGCTCATTAACAAAATTGATTTTGACTCATCCGGGCTCTATCCTGTTTTAACGCTTGGCCTAGCAATCTTCTCATATGGAATGACGACGATGCTCCATGCCAGCGGATTGCTTGCTGTTTATGTGACGGCTGTTATTATCGGCAACTCCCCTCTTACCTATAGGCATACCATCATCCGCTTCAATGAAGGGTTCGCCTGGATGATGCAAATCCTCATGTTTATCATGCTTGGATTGCTTGTATTCCCGGAACAGCTCGTTTCTATTACATGGCAAGGCCTTCTGCTCGCCTTCCTTCTTATGCTTGTTGCCCGGCCGCTCGGGGTGTTCATTAGTATGATGTTCAGCAAGTATTCTTTTAAAGAGAAGATGTTCATTTCATGGGCCGGCTTAAGAGGAGCCGTTCCAATCGTGCTTGCGACTTATCCGCTCATGGCCAACCTGGAAAATGATACGCTCATTTTTAACGTCGTTTTCTTTGTTGTCCTGCTGTCTGCCTTGCTGCAGGGAGCAACAATTTCCCCTCTCGCCAACAAGCTGAAGCTTGAGGAAGGAGAAACAAAAGTAAAAAGCCATACTCTTGAGCTTGTTTCGATCGGCAAAACGAACAATGAACTCATAGAATTAGAAATTCCTGCGGAGACTCCGTATGCCGGAATTGAGCTGAAAAACATCGACCTTCCGACGGATACTCTGATAACCGGGGTCATTCGTGGGGAAAGGCTGATTACTCCACGGGGTGATACCATTCTGCAGGGAAAAGATACGCTGTACATTCTTGTATCCAAGAAAAACCGTGATACAATCCAGCAGCTATTTGAGGAAAAGGAACCTGCTACTTGA
- a CDS encoding RNA polymerase sigma factor, whose amino-acid sequence MVENNDAVLYERLAAKDKQAFETLYDRYEKLLFSFAFKITKDRGLAEEVMQDVFVKLWNGTHAFESSKGKFSSWLLTITRNKAIDMIRKYAKHEHVELMDKDALISEEKPVDKIIEWKEDRELIRSAVSELNVEQQKVIDLFYFKGFSQQKISEKCGVPLGTVKGRIRLALKHLRETLEKGGRSDYEA is encoded by the coding sequence ATGGTCGAAAACAATGATGCCGTACTTTATGAACGGCTTGCTGCAAAAGACAAGCAAGCTTTTGAAACGCTGTATGACCGCTATGAAAAACTGTTATTTTCTTTTGCTTTTAAAATTACGAAAGATCGTGGCTTAGCAGAAGAGGTCATGCAGGATGTGTTTGTTAAGCTATGGAATGGAACACATGCCTTCGAATCTTCTAAAGGAAAGTTTTCTTCATGGCTGCTTACTATTACACGGAATAAGGCGATAGACATGATAAGAAAGTACGCAAAGCACGAGCATGTTGAATTAATGGATAAAGACGCCTTAATCAGCGAAGAAAAACCCGTCGATAAGATCATTGAATGGAAAGAAGACAGAGAATTGATCCGAAGTGCTGTTTCCGAGCTCAATGTGGAACAGCAAAAGGTGATTGACCTTTTTTATTTCAAAGGTTTCAGCCAGCAAAAGATTTCCGAAAAATGCGGAGTTCCTCTTGGAACTGTAAAAGGAAGAATAAGACTCGCACTAAAGCATCTTAGAGAGACATTGGAGAAAGGAGGGAGGTCTGATTATGAAGCCTGA
- a CDS encoding anti-sigma factor, with protein MKPEQCHHLIDYFNGTMTSEESAEFERHLQECSECREELAELRILTEDLPYLSDPVEPSPGLKNRILEAAYSEGQPIKEEPSEFQAYKASAEPQIKKSKRSQSLIIGGLAAGLVLSLGANIIQMSDDKEEQLVQSEVLERKVALASVEGNKTLNANASFLKEKGDQFMVLQADGLPEIKDGELYQVWLIKGEKPVPAGYFTPDEKGNGALVYKVTDEDLDWDTVAITVENEPNLSAPKGKVVLAGNM; from the coding sequence ATGAAGCCTGAACAGTGCCATCATTTAATTGATTATTTTAACGGAACGATGACGAGCGAAGAATCAGCTGAATTTGAAAGGCATCTGCAGGAATGCAGCGAATGCCGCGAGGAGCTTGCAGAACTTCGTATTTTGACCGAGGACCTTCCTTACCTCTCAGATCCAGTAGAGCCATCGCCAGGACTTAAGAATCGGATTTTGGAAGCCGCATATAGCGAAGGTCAGCCGATTAAGGAAGAACCATCTGAATTTCAAGCCTATAAAGCATCAGCTGAACCACAGATAAAGAAATCAAAGCGCAGCCAGTCTTTAATCATAGGAGGTCTGGCAGCAGGGCTTGTTCTTTCATTGGGTGCGAATATCATTCAGATGTCTGATGATAAAGAAGAACAGCTTGTACAAAGTGAGGTTTTAGAAAGAAAAGTGGCTCTTGCTTCTGTGGAGGGAAATAAGACCTTGAATGCGAATGCCTCTTTCTTAAAGGAAAAGGGCGATCAATTCATGGTTCTGCAGGCAGACGGACTTCCGGAAATTAAGGATGGAGAATTATATCAGGTATGGCTGATAAAAGGGGAAAAACCTGTTCCCGCAGGATATTTTACTCCGGATGAGAAAGGTAATGGAGCACTCGTTTACAAAGTGACAGACGAAGATTTGGATTGGGATACTGTGGCGATTACAGTGGAAAATGAGCCGAATTTGTCTGCTCCTAAAGGGAAAGTTGTTTTAGCAGGAAACATGTAA
- a CDS encoding nucleoside hydrolase — MKVLLFCDPGIDDSLAIIYALQHPQIELLGIVTSYGNVSKKQATLNAAYLAGLAGRSDIPIISGAEFPLSGENIIYYPEIHGPDGLGPIRPPSTIQGNYQGFMYLYKVIEDHLNEMVIIDVGRSTSLAAAFNLNRNLMEKVSRVYLMGGAFLTPGNVTPLAEANFHGDPIAANVVLKYAKEVIISPLNITNQAIVTREVASYIYSAAHSVFKELIPPITEYYAAYYRKMNPGMRGAPVHDVMPFYHLLNPSFVITKERKVTVLTCEDGRGTSVADLRNSSKNDGSRRHIGLQFDYRHFISDFIKTMTV, encoded by the coding sequence ATGAAGGTACTTCTGTTTTGCGATCCTGGCATAGATGATTCCCTGGCAATCATCTATGCCCTGCAGCACCCGCAAATTGAGCTTCTTGGAATTGTGACAAGCTACGGAAATGTATCGAAAAAACAGGCCACATTAAATGCGGCTTATTTGGCCGGGCTTGCCGGGCGTTCTGATATTCCGATTATCTCCGGTGCAGAATTTCCTCTTTCAGGGGAAAATATAATCTATTATCCTGAAATTCATGGGCCAGATGGACTTGGCCCCATCCGTCCGCCATCAACCATTCAAGGGAATTATCAGGGATTCATGTATCTGTACAAAGTGATTGAAGATCACTTGAATGAAATGGTGATTATCGATGTCGGACGAAGCACCTCTCTCGCCGCTGCCTTTAATTTGAACCGGAATCTCATGGAGAAGGTTAGCAGGGTCTATTTGATGGGCGGAGCGTTTCTTACTCCGGGAAATGTGACTCCGCTTGCAGAAGCCAATTTTCATGGAGACCCGATTGCCGCGAACGTTGTTCTTAAATATGCAAAAGAAGTGATTATATCACCCCTGAACATCACCAACCAGGCCATTGTGACAAGAGAAGTGGCTTCTTATATTTATTCTGCGGCTCATTCCGTCTTTAAAGAGCTGATTCCGCCAATTACGGAATATTATGCTGCCTATTACCGTAAAATGAACCCGGGTATGAGAGGCGCTCCTGTTCATGATGTAATGCCGTTCTATCATCTATTGAATCCTTCTTTTGTCATTACAAAAGAGCGCAAGGTCACCGTTTTGACCTGTGAGGATGGAAGAGGAACGAGTGTTGCGGATTTAAGGAATTCAAGCAAAAACGATGGCAGCCGGAGACATATAGGTTTGCAGTTTGATTACCGGCACTTCATTTCAGATTTTATTAAAACAATGACGGTATGA
- a CDS encoding CrcB family protein: MNYFAIGLAGAAGALLRYATGLAGSAAGFPAGTFIANMTGCFLLSFLTAAVFKMDNFPKKMAAPIGTGLIGSYTTFSTFSVEAVKLLDKGDVQMALLYIGGSAILGLLFSITGMIAGSAFLERVVRE; the protein is encoded by the coding sequence ATGAACTATTTTGCCATCGGACTTGCAGGCGCTGCAGGCGCGCTTCTTAGATACGCTACAGGTCTTGCGGGAAGTGCAGCAGGTTTTCCCGCGGGAACGTTCATTGCCAATATGACCGGATGCTTTCTATTAAGCTTTTTAACCGCGGCTGTGTTTAAAATGGACAACTTCCCTAAAAAGATGGCTGCACCTATTGGAACAGGTTTGATTGGTTCTTATACTACTTTTTCCACTTTCAGCGTTGAGGCTGTAAAGCTATTGGACAAGGGGGATGTGCAAATGGCATTGCTCTATATCGGAGGGAGTGCAATCTTAGGTCTCCTTTTTTCCATCACGGGTATGATTGCAGGCAGTGCCTTCTTAGAAAGGGTGGTGCGGGAATGA
- a CDS encoding CrcB family protein, giving the protein MIDFLSIAGGGFLGAISRYAVSRKWNRTLLPYGTLIVNLSGAFILGLIAGSGLTGHYFLFAATGFLGAFTTLSTLNLELAKQVMERKYKVFLIYAGMTYIGGLLLAFAGFWIGNSM; this is encoded by the coding sequence ATGATCGATTTTTTATCCATAGCTGGAGGCGGATTCCTTGGAGCGATTTCACGTTACGCTGTGAGCCGGAAATGGAATAGGACCTTACTTCCTTATGGCACCCTGATCGTTAATTTATCAGGTGCCTTTATTCTCGGCCTGATAGCAGGAAGCGGGCTTACCGGACATTATTTTCTCTTTGCTGCAACAGGATTTCTTGGAGCGTTTACTACGTTATCAACCTTAAATCTTGAATTGGCAAAGCAAGTGATGGAGAGAAAGTATAAAGTGTTTTTAATTTATGCTGGCATGACATACATAGGCGGTCTGCTGCTTGCATTTGCTGGATTTTGGATTGGAAATAGTATGTAG
- a CDS encoding NUDIX hydrolase, producing MERVDVVYSLICDEEKEKILMVKNSKRDDWSMPGGAVEKGETLTLAAQREAFEETGLTVQIGDLLSVNESTLENMEVHALFFTFKAEIRSGQIAIQDTDTIDETAWMDWETADRLMPYHPRGIKGLLKSSIPYVLEQ from the coding sequence ATGGAACGGGTAGATGTAGTCTATTCTTTAATCTGTGATGAGGAAAAAGAGAAGATATTAATGGTGAAAAACAGCAAACGGGATGATTGGTCAATGCCTGGCGGCGCGGTGGAAAAAGGAGAAACACTCACTCTTGCAGCGCAGCGGGAAGCCTTTGAGGAAACAGGGCTTACTGTTCAAATAGGCGACCTGCTCTCCGTGAACGAGTCTACCCTCGAAAATATGGAAGTTCACGCTCTCTTCTTTACGTTTAAAGCAGAAATCAGGAGCGGGCAAATCGCAATTCAAGATACTGACACCATTGATGAAACCGCCTGGATGGACTGGGAAACAGCCGACCGCTTGATGCCTTATCATCCTAGAGGAATAAAAGGGCTGCTGAAATCATCCATTCCTTATGTATTGGAACAGTAA
- a CDS encoding MBL fold metallo-hydrolase, with product MEIRLIRNATLVVKYAGKTFLIDPFLADKGAMPPFPNTPNQDKRNPMVGLPVSIEEIIEADAVIVTHLHPDHYDDAAKKALPKEISIYAQNENDAASIRQDGFVHAQSLGQSITIGDITITKTSGQHGRGEITKMTGQVSGVVFSHPDEKSLYIAGDTVWCEDVKEAIQKHHPKVIAVNGGAAQFLEGGTITMDKDDIEQIHHAAPESIIVVSHMETLNHCLLTRADLKEFLSAKEWSDKALIPEDGETLKF from the coding sequence ATGGAGATTCGTCTAATCCGCAATGCTACATTAGTTGTAAAATATGCAGGGAAAACCTTTCTAATCGACCCTTTTCTAGCTGATAAAGGAGCCATGCCTCCGTTTCCCAACACCCCCAACCAGGATAAACGCAATCCAATGGTCGGCCTGCCCGTATCAATTGAAGAAATCATTGAAGCAGATGCAGTGATTGTTACTCATCTGCATCCAGATCATTATGATGACGCAGCTAAAAAAGCCTTACCGAAGGAAATCAGCATTTACGCTCAAAACGAAAATGATGCCGCATCCATTCGCCAAGATGGTTTTGTTCATGCGCAATCTCTTGGGCAGTCCATTACCATTGGAGACATCACGATTACAAAAACGAGCGGCCAGCATGGCAGAGGTGAAATCACCAAGATGACGGGCCAGGTTTCAGGAGTCGTTTTCAGCCATCCAGATGAAAAATCATTGTATATCGCGGGAGATACTGTCTGGTGCGAAGACGTGAAGGAAGCCATTCAAAAGCATCATCCTAAAGTGATTGCAGTAAATGGAGGGGCAGCACAGTTCCTTGAGGGCGGTACGATTACGATGGATAAAGACGATATTGAGCAGATCCATCATGCTGCTCCGGAATCCATTATTGTTGTCTCCCACATGGAAACATTGAATCACTGCCTGCTAACAAGAGCGGATTTGAAGGAGTTTCTTTCTGCTAAAGAATGGTCTGATAAGGCTTTGATTCCGGAAGATGGAGAAACATTAAAGTTTTAA
- a CDS encoding Lrp/AsnC family transcriptional regulator has translation MLDQTDQRIVYELTKNGRITMKELGEKVHLTGQAVSSRVIKLEEEGVIEGYTINLNEKKAGYSIHAFLNIYTNSFNHQPYLNYLSSQKEYVLKNFKISGDGCYLLECRFKGNDELDAFLTGLTRHVNYKLSIVINATQIV, from the coding sequence TTGCTTGATCAAACCGATCAAAGGATTGTATACGAGCTTACGAAGAATGGGCGTATTACCATGAAAGAATTAGGAGAAAAAGTTCATTTAACGGGGCAAGCTGTTTCTTCAAGGGTAATTAAGCTTGAAGAGGAGGGGGTCATTGAAGGCTACACAATCAACCTTAATGAAAAGAAAGCAGGATACTCCATTCACGCTTTCCTAAACATATATACAAACAGCTTCAATCACCAGCCTTATTTAAATTACCTTTCTAGTCAGAAGGAGTATGTGCTGAAAAATTTTAAGATCAGCGGAGATGGCTGTTATTTGCTTGAGTGCCGGTTTAAGGGAAATGATGAACTGGATGCCTTCTTAACGGGGTTAACCAGGCACGTAAATTACAAGCTGTCCATCGTCATAAATGCGACACAAATTGTGTAA
- the chrA gene encoding chromate efflux transporter: protein MKSRLKIWLEILLVSSKLGLTSFGGPVAHLGYFREEYVKKKKWLDDQSYADIVALCQFLPGPASSQVGLSIGLLRGGLVGSFLSWFGFTMPSILILIVFAYLFKGTDVHEAGWLMGLKITAVAVVAQAVMGMGKSLAPDRPRITIAVLAAVGALFVPSAWGQLAIIAGSAVAGYLLYKREEVPEVPKLILTIGKKTASASLLLFGLLLVLLPIIRQTFSGTYIALFDVFYRVGSLVFGGGHVVLPMLEKEVVPAGWMTQDVFLAGYGAAQAVPGPLFTFAGYVGAIISGVPGALIATAAMFLPSFLLVIGVLPFWSSIRGKKGVQAALMGVNAAVVGILLAALYDPVFTSAIHSASAFALALVSFALLVYWKLPPWLVVGLTIIAGTLMEQIGVL from the coding sequence ATGAAATCGCGTCTTAAAATTTGGCTTGAAATTTTACTTGTATCCTCTAAGCTCGGATTGACGTCCTTTGGCGGTCCGGTTGCCCATTTAGGGTATTTTCGGGAGGAGTATGTCAAAAAGAAAAAATGGCTGGATGACCAGTCTTATGCGGATATTGTAGCTCTGTGCCAGTTTCTTCCGGGGCCGGCGAGCAGTCAGGTCGGACTTTCCATCGGGCTGCTCCGGGGTGGCCTTGTAGGCAGTTTTCTGTCATGGTTCGGCTTTACCATGCCCTCGATCCTTATCCTGATTGTATTCGCTTATTTGTTTAAGGGGACGGATGTTCATGAGGCGGGCTGGCTTATGGGGCTGAAAATTACAGCGGTAGCCGTAGTGGCGCAGGCTGTAATGGGGATGGGAAAGTCACTTGCACCGGACAGGCCGCGGATCACAATTGCGGTTCTCGCTGCAGTCGGTGCCCTTTTCGTTCCATCCGCTTGGGGTCAGCTTGCAATTATTGCAGGATCTGCTGTTGCAGGTTATTTGCTTTATAAAAGAGAAGAAGTGCCTGAGGTCCCTAAGCTTATTCTTACAATCGGCAAAAAAACAGCTTCAGCTTCACTTTTATTATTTGGTTTGCTGCTTGTTCTCCTGCCCATCATCCGGCAAACATTCTCCGGGACCTATATCGCTCTATTTGACGTATTTTACCGGGTTGGTTCCCTCGTATTCGGCGGCGGTCATGTCGTCCTGCCGATGCTTGAAAAAGAGGTGGTTCCTGCAGGCTGGATGACACAGGATGTGTTTCTTGCGGGATACGGGGCTGCACAGGCAGTTCCAGGTCCTCTTTTTACATTCGCTGGTTATGTGGGCGCAATCATCTCTGGAGTTCCAGGGGCTTTGATCGCAACTGCGGCTATGTTTCTGCCTTCATTTTTGCTCGTCATCGGAGTTCTTCCTTTTTGGAGCAGCATCCGCGGAAAAAAGGGAGTGCAGGCAGCCCTCATGGGTGTAAATGCGGCGGTCGTTGGTATTCTGCTTGCCGCCCTGTATGATCCTGTTTTTACAAGTGCTATTCATTCAGCGTCTGCATTTGCACTCGCCTTGGTCTCTTTTGCCCTTCTTGTTTATTGGAAGCTGCCGCCTTGGCTTGTCGTGGGACTTACCATAATTGCCGGCACACTGATGGAGCAAATTGGAGTGCTTTAG
- a CDS encoding DUF3231 family protein encodes MKPMSSSELANLWSTYQKKTMLLRIMEHALDVTTQKDITSILQYAYQEEVKFVKEIAQLFQKEGAAIPEGFDETDVNRKAERLFDQYFYIRFLRMLMKLGIGLNAVHLSMVYRNDIHDFFSRTSAHSNKVFGMCTNCLLQVGNGAIPPVIGMPDHPKYVVNERYLSGFHFGKRRLNATELSIIYHIVENNNFGAQLMKGLRKVAKEPEVKMYLKKGEQLAIDLYQSYGKLMEHSGIPVSALPGAVISETKTAPYSDKLIMYLINLLSSLGLTSNALGTTYSLRPDLPLKMAIAARDIYSFAKEGGKIMVKHQWMEEIPEAVIKR; translated from the coding sequence ATGAAACCAATGTCTTCGTCCGAATTAGCAAATTTATGGTCCACTTATCAGAAAAAGACGATGCTTCTCCGCATCATGGAACACGCATTGGATGTAACAACCCAAAAGGACATTACGTCGATCCTTCAATATGCCTATCAGGAAGAAGTGAAATTTGTAAAAGAAATCGCTCAGCTTTTTCAAAAGGAAGGCGCTGCAATTCCTGAGGGGTTTGATGAAACGGATGTGAACCGAAAGGCGGAAAGGCTGTTCGATCAGTACTTCTATATCCGCTTTCTGCGGATGCTGATGAAGCTTGGAATCGGGCTGAATGCTGTGCACCTGTCAATGGTGTATCGAAATGATATTCACGACTTCTTTTCGAGAACGTCTGCCCATTCCAACAAAGTGTTCGGTATGTGTACAAATTGCCTCCTGCAGGTAGGGAACGGCGCCATTCCACCGGTAATCGGGATGCCGGATCATCCTAAATATGTTGTAAATGAAAGGTATTTATCCGGATTTCATTTTGGCAAAAGAAGATTGAATGCTACCGAACTTTCCATCATCTATCACATTGTGGAAAACAACAACTTCGGTGCCCAGCTGATGAAAGGGTTAAGGAAAGTAGCGAAAGAACCGGAAGTGAAAATGTATTTAAAGAAAGGCGAACAGCTTGCTATTGATTTGTATCAATCCTATGGGAAGCTGATGGAACATAGTGGAATCCCTGTCTCAGCCTTGCCTGGAGCAGTCATTTCTGAAACAAAGACCGCTCCATATTCAGATAAACTGATTATGTATTTAATCAACTTGTTAAGCAGTTTGGGGTTGACAAGCAACGCACTTGGAACAACCTACAGTTTGCGCCCGGATCTTCCTCTGAAAATGGCAATTGCTGCACGTGATATTTATTCATTTGCAAAAGAAGGCGGGAAAATCATGGTAAAGCATCAGTGGATGGAAGAAATTCCGGAAGCTGTGATAAAGAGATAG
- the tenA gene encoding thiaminase II yields the protein MTSFTEKLRKVTDSIWEANFNHPFVRGIGDGTLPLENFRYYVMQDAYYLSHFAKVQALAGGKADDLHVTARMAFHAQGTYEAELSLHEKFSTLLGITEEEKRAFEPSPTAYAYTSHMYRSAINGSLGEIIACILPCYWIYYEIGERLKECKPEEPIYQEWIAAYGGEWFKELVFEQLERLDQLALEASEKERQKMIRHFTISCKYELSFWEMAYTMEQWPDTEAVEVQ from the coding sequence ATGACATCTTTTACAGAAAAGTTAAGAAAAGTAACCGATTCAATTTGGGAGGCAAACTTCAACCATCCTTTTGTAAGGGGAATCGGCGATGGTACGCTCCCGCTTGAAAACTTCCGTTACTATGTCATGCAGGATGCCTATTACTTATCCCATTTTGCCAAAGTTCAGGCACTCGCTGGCGGAAAGGCTGACGACCTTCATGTAACAGCGCGAATGGCCTTCCATGCGCAAGGAACCTACGAAGCGGAGCTATCGCTTCATGAGAAATTCTCAACTCTGCTCGGAATTACAGAAGAAGAAAAACGGGCCTTTGAACCATCACCAACCGCATATGCCTACACATCCCACATGTACCGTTCCGCAATCAACGGAAGCCTTGGGGAAATCATTGCCTGCATCCTGCCGTGCTATTGGATTTACTATGAAATCGGTGAGAGATTGAAAGAGTGTAAGCCTGAAGAACCGATTTATCAGGAATGGATCGCGGCTTATGGAGGAGAATGGTTTAAAGAACTTGTATTTGAACAGCTAGAGCGACTGGACCAGCTTGCCCTGGAGGCATCTGAAAAAGAACGACAGAAAATGATCCGCCATTTCACAATCAGCTGCAAATACGAACTGTCATTTTGGGAAATGGCCTATACGATGGAACAATGGCCGGATACGGAAGCAGTTGAAGTACAGTAA
- a CDS encoding ferritin-like domain-containing protein produces the protein MQYQYYEEYQRQMNQNALLAKEIAKAIDGEYSAINCYEVLAKQAPTQEQREKILEIQKDERRHYEEFSQIYLSLTGRQHKPKQIEECPSTYEKGLNAAFKDEQETVDFYLDISDKATNAYIKRIFKRAAADEQNHAVWFLYYLTKI, from the coding sequence ATGCAGTATCAATATTACGAAGAATATCAGCGCCAAATGAACCAGAATGCATTGCTTGCTAAAGAAATAGCCAAGGCAATTGATGGAGAATACAGCGCGATAAATTGCTATGAAGTACTGGCAAAGCAAGCACCGACGCAGGAACAGAGGGAAAAAATTCTTGAAATTCAAAAGGATGAAAGAAGGCATTATGAGGAGTTTTCGCAGATTTATCTGTCGCTGACAGGACGCCAGCATAAGCCGAAGCAAATTGAAGAATGTCCCTCAACCTATGAGAAAGGGCTTAATGCCGCTTTCAAGGATGAACAGGAAACCGTTGATTTCTATCTGGATATCTCAGATAAAGCCACGAATGCGTACATAAAGCGCATTTTCAAAAGAGCGGCTGCGGACGAGCAAAACCATGCTGTCTGGTTTTTATATTATTTAACAAAGATTTGA
- a CDS encoding GNAT family N-acetyltransferase: protein MITVVKAGLEHIQGIIRVCSEGYRNTYNETHSKKYIERTISEFYNAERVAKEIQETDRHWNGWYAAIGENGVAGAGGGGMTAEHTSELFVLYLDPAKRRQGIGTLLLNAITEEQIQTYGAQEQWVSVDEQNQKGIPFYKAKGFIV, encoded by the coding sequence ATGATAACCGTTGTTAAAGCAGGACTTGAGCACATTCAGGGAATCATTCGTGTTTGTTCTGAAGGGTACAGGAACACATATAATGAAACGCATTCCAAAAAGTATATAGAACGTACCATTTCCGAATTTTATAATGCAGAGCGGGTGGCAAAGGAAATACAAGAAACTGACCGTCATTGGAACGGCTGGTATGCGGCAATTGGTGAGAATGGAGTAGCAGGAGCCGGCGGTGGAGGGATGACTGCCGAACACACTTCTGAGCTTTTCGTTCTTTATCTGGATCCCGCCAAAAGAAGACAGGGGATTGGCACGCTGCTTCTTAATGCCATTACAGAGGAACAAATTCAAACATATGGGGCACAGGAACAGTGGGTATCCGTGGATGAACAGAACCAGAAAGGAATACCGTTCTACAAAGCTAAGGGATTTATCGTTTAG